Below is a genomic region from Schistocerca americana isolate TAMUIC-IGC-003095 chromosome 1, iqSchAmer2.1, whole genome shotgun sequence.
ccttccctctttcctgatgaggcaacagtttgttgcgaaagcttgaattctgtgtgtatgtttgtgtttgtttgtgtgtctatcgacctgccagcgctttcgttcggtaactcacctcatctttgtttttatatatatatatagagctgaaaacaatgctacgaatgcaaaaCTTCACATATGTaatatctgaagtctcctgagcgagTGCGCatgccaagtttctgtcacttccaacAGATATTTTAGctgcaggaaagtttcaaaatggcgtctgtaggtgatgtacattacaagcaatgtgccgccattgaatttctcactacagagaaagaaactgtggggaatattcacaaatgcttgtgcaaagtttaTAGAGCATCTGCTGAGTCAACAGAAGTAGTTAattgctgggcacggagggtgaggtcatcagaaggcggtttggtGGAAGTCCACAATTTGCAGCGATCgtggagaccatccatggctgtctcagctgacatgttgcagtgagctgctgatGCCAGTCACTAGAACAGACACATTGTGACACGGCAGttggtgctgcatctgtcaatcaccaAAGGAAGTGAAGATGCACAAGTCTGTAGACTGCTGAACACATCTCAAAACAGAGTtgaacagtgttaccccatccaccctacagccctgacctatccCCATTGGACTTCCATTTGTTTAGGcccttaaaggatgccattcgtgaaaGACACTTTGAGGAcactgaggaggtgattcacacagtgaagcactggctccgccaccaggacaaggattgctaCAGACAGGCCATACATGCCCTTGTTTTGTGCTGGAgaaaggccatagaacaggatggagatatGTGGAAAAacaggatgtgtagataaaacaccgttctcttgtgtgtgtaattctcattatgttcaataaagtattgttgaagaaaaaaaattaggtgcattactttctgggcaaccatctTAAAGTATCAGTAAAGTATTGTGTCATAAATTACAGTTGAATTCATGCCATCTGTTGATGctaatggtggtgatgatgatgttgattaTGGATTTTATCTGACTGCCTCAGCTGACTCTTAAGAGATTCATTCTGTAAAAGCGCTGTGATTTAATTTTTGCTAACCATAAGAGAATATGTaatatgtttgtaatttttctcaCTTTGCTACAGGGGAAACACACCTGAAACGAGAGGAACAGCATTTGTGGTTTATGAAGATATTTTTGATGCAAAAAATGCATGTGACCACTTATCAGGATTCAATGTCTGTAACAGATACCTTGTTGTATTGTATTATCAGGTAAAGTTTTATTTAGCTACTATAACCAGACAGTTAACTTTTCATTTTGTGGAAAAGCTGTTATTTTCAAATTGCCTCTCTCTTATGTCATGATTTAAAATTAGTTTTTCccagacaaagaatgaaaatggttcaattttAAGTTCAGTGTAGGGCAAAAATAGTATAGATGTAACAATAGAAGAATGTCCAAAGCTCTCCTAACCTGAATTGAACCAAAACTAGATCCTCAGCTTGGAAAATACCAGGGTAGCTTTAGAAAAGGTGATCGTATATGGTACAAAGTCTTAACCTGTGAAATTCAGTGTAATATAGTTGAAACACAGTGAACTAAGGAAAAGTCACATTCTTTGACCAGAAAGTGAATAAGACATGACTGCCTGTCAATCTAAAATTTGTGGAACAGTTGAGCAAAGAATTTAAAATAGACATAAGGGAACTATGAAGTGTTTGCCTATCACCATTACAATCCAATTGAGCTCTTGAATAAAATGTGAGTAATGGATGAGTGCAGGAGAACTAAGTCACCAACTAGAACTTAGGCTCAAATGTGTGAAAGTGGATTGTCTGATATTTGAGGATTATGGCTCTGATTATTGAAGACATTGTTGAAGCAAAAAAAGAAgcaatttaaaaattttcaaaaactaaCCAGGAAAATTGAACTAAGAGTTTGACATGAAACAAACTTTTATAACAGATTTCAAACCAGCTCTGGTTGTGACATaaaaatggacagtaagaaaaTATTGAAATCCTCAGAAAATACATTTCAGGTGGCAAAAAATATTTGTAACAAGGCTACAGTAATGATGAACTTGGCACGTGCTACACATCAGCACATGTAACTATCCAATACAAGAGATCAGATCAgtagaatataaaattaatttaaaaatattgggACAAAGATAAAGAGTGCGACAAGTAACTCAAAACTCAGTAAATAAATCTGAAGGCAGATCCATAAAATCTTAGTTATAGTGTGTACATAAAGAATACAGTTCATGAAATCCATTGAAGGAGTGGACACAAGCAAGCTAACGCACCAGATTCATTAATTCTTGAGATATACCATTACAAGAACCAACTGGTACAACAAACAGAGAAAGACCTTAAGGAATTAAATTTGCCAAATCTACAAGACTGGGATACAGTTAGCAGTGTTACAAAGAAAGGGTTTGGTGGGGAAAAAGGATGACTAAAAAACATAATCCACAGTTGTAGCCATGGAAACATATTCAGCTGATGTGCATGAAAAAATCTGAGATAAATAGAAGACCAACAGGGCTGAGTTTTCAAGAGGATAAGCAACCAATTTGCAAAATGAGGAGGAGAAGAATAGTAAAAATTCAGGGCAGATAATTTTTTATACTTGGTAACTTTGTTAAGGTTCAGTGGTTGTGTGCCTGACTATGGATTTGATACCGAGTTAGTCCTAGGGTTTTTATCTGCCTCTTTATCATTTCTTTCACCTTTGATAATGTTTGTTAACATAAAAAAATGCTGAGTTGCAATGTGTTTCGGAGTCCATGCTAAACTGCATAGCCCCATATGATTAGCTGGGTAACTCAATTCAAAGATTGGAGAAATGCAACACTATACCAAATTCAATAGACCATTCCTAGTAAAGCACTATGGTGATCAAACTAACTTTCAGTTTGATGACTGCTTTACCTTTCTCTTTGTTGCGATTGTTAGTAACCACATTGAATATCAGCATTTCATTGGAAATTGTTTGCAGCCTTCACAGCTTCTATAAAATGTGTGAAATTGTGCTGAATTTAGGTTTTAACTTCTTGCATACAATTCGAATTTGCCAAACACTTCTccataccaaaaagtttttgaatgtTGGATCATGGGAACTACAGTCATAAGCTGCAGGAAATTCGTATAGAGTGATTTTGAAATACTGTTTCTTgacatgccataaatttcttttagtttttgtaatgataaaatattgtatttaattttttgagaaagggCTGATTATTTCATGCCATTTATTCTGCTTTGTTTGTCTTAAATGTAACACAATACAAATTATAACATTTATCTTCTAAACGCCCATTAGTAACATGCTGATATTTTCATTTTACTTGCTTCATATACCTTATTTCCACATTAGGTCACACTTGGTTCATTCTTTACCTCCTCCTCTGTATTACGATTTTCTTGTCACTAGACTTTTATGAATTTGAAGGATGCCTATTGGTGTCATGACATGTTTTCACTGTAGGCCATAGGTACTGATATTAGTGATACAGTGAGATTTTTCTGATGAGAGACCAGTATTTTAATAATTCCATCTTTGGGCTGATGACTTGTTTAATGTTGCAATGAAGATCTCTACAACATCTATAATTACACTACAATGGAAATACCATTTTACATTTTTCGTGATTGTATGCCATAAATTCATACCCCCTGAGAAGAACCCACAAGATCAGTGCAAAAAATTCCCCAATCTTACATTTCTTCCTAATAAGGTTTACCTTGATTTTATGTTCTTACTTGACATCTTGCTTGACTTCATCCCGTTTTCTTTCTATTGACATTTGACGTGAGTGAATGAGTTACAAGTGGAACAAAAGACAGATGGTTCACACTGTGCTGAAAATGTTATAGGCCATTGTGGAGAGGTGATACGTGAGAGAGAGAATCCTGACATACCCACAATCGGCTTGGCCAACACAACTTGTAATGTTTAGCTTCACTGCACAATTATGACACAACTACTACTAGTTTTCAGCAGCAATGGAAAAACAGGATGTGAAGTGTTACGGACCGAGCCAATAAGTGATGAAGGGGCCCAGCCGCCGCCTTTCCTTTTGCCACTTAGAACTCAGTCTCGTCTTTTTGCACgtatttctgatgtactgtattcagGAACAGTATTGAtcgtcaaccttttaaattcaaatatTGAATTGTGAAGAGTATGCTTGGTCAGAATCAAGAAAACATTGGCCATTTATGGCTAGTGATCTCTTATTGGCTGGCAACCGTTAAATCACCCAAgagccaccacaccacactaaccCACATGAAATGAGTTTATGAGCTGGATGTGTGGAGAGGGGGCGTGGTCCTTCAATGATGGGAGTGCAAGTAAgagtgaaagcattttgtgaagtgctggaAATATACTTTTCGTGGAGATCATGTGCTATGGCAGAGATGTCACATGgaaatagaacaagggttttgCAAAAGCACAATTTAAATACTTTCatgttcaaatctgacatgatacagttgcaacaGCTACATACACTACTCCATAcatactttacacacacacacacacacacacacacacacacacaagatcatTAACATTGGTGGAAGGCATGAAGACAAACTGAACGCAGGCAATACACCAGAGGCCACTGTGTTCGCATAACCAGTGTATGTTGCACTGTCATTGGCTACAGAACAGAAATGCACACACCCACATGTTAGATTCTGACACTTTCCACCATACTGAATAGTTTTCATTTTAGTTCACCATGTTGATCAATTTTTGCTTTCTTCCTCCATGCACAAAGGAAAAATCTCTCAAAAATGCATGTTTCGACATATAATTTTTTGATCACAGCATATCGGAAAGTAGCTCTCTTATCTTGTACCTtgataaaaatttcaatttttgctgagtttttacttgctgttatacATTTCTGATTTTGTTAAGAACAGATGAAATTCATTAagacaaattattgtataaacattgtattgtacatttaatttccttcacttatacaGATATTATACGCTGTATTGGAGAGAATtacaatttttaatcatatatgccacTTGCCACTTACATATGTTTCTGCTTATATTTTGGGTGTTTTCACGTTTTCCTCAATTCTGAATTTTCCtcagttttgcgtttttttttttttttttttttttttttaaagtctcgaCAGCATGAAAACATAAAATAGGGGTTCCACTGTATTTATTTTCTCTCACAAATTGAACAATTATCGTTATACCCCATTGTTTATACTTCTGTGTTCGTACTAAACCATTCAAGTCTTGTTTAATGTGATTGTTTTTTCACTTGAAAACATAGCCGTGCTTTGCAGTGACAGATAGAAACAAAAACTATTTCCAGTCATACGAATCATTGGTCGCAACAGTCAGTATTttgtctgttgctgtgtttcctacTGTAAGATTATACTTGTTAAAGTAGAATATAATTTTGAAACACTTGGTTATAAGATCTGGTATCATAGTGATGGATATAAAAAATACCGGTTATAATGTTATTTTGTAAATTTCAGTCCAACAAAGCATTCAAGCGCCTGGATATTGATAAGAAGAAAGAAGAGTTGGATAAGATGAAAATGAAGTATGGAATTAATACAGAAGAGAAGAAGTAATCCTACTTCAGAAGTCAGTGAAACATGCACTGAAACATTTGTGGAAAAGACTCTGTAGACCCATTGTGGGGATACATAACTGAAGAGCTATGTAGATAATTATATATACTTATATTTGTACAtatcagggagagggagagggggggggggggagagagagagagagagagagagagagagataaattacTACCTTAATGATGATAAATATGACATAATATTAATGACTGCTAACCAAGTTGAATTCATTTTCAGTAGTCATTTGATGGCAGAATAAGAACACTTTTGTGTATGAGTAAATTACTTTGATATACACTTTTGGAATACAATGAGACAATTATTAAATGTACTTCTTTAAGTGTAAAATCTGTAACTTTCATGTAATCTTGCTGCTATTTGTAAAATATAATATTTAAAATCATGTTCCTGAGTTTGAAGTATTTATTCCTACCTTAAGTGGTACTTAGTATGATTTTTCAATGTAATTTGGCAGATTTGAAGCTACATGACTTCACTTCATAAATTATTCCTTGTTCCATTGGTGGTTTGTGATTTATTTCAGTACATAATCCTTTTGTCACAGCTGCACTGTAGTTTGTTACTGACACTTTCGTTGATAATGGTCCATTACAGTGAACTGCTATGCCGGGCACTATGGAACATTATGGGAATGTATTATTGATGTGAGAGCTGAATA
It encodes:
- the LOC124544761 gene encoding splicing factor 3B subunit 6, with the translated sequence MATLALMQRRANVRLPPEVNRILYIRNLPYKITAEEMYDIFGKYGAIRQIRVGNTPETRGTAFVVYEDIFDAKNACDHLSGFNVCNRYLVVLYYQSNKAFKRLDIDKKKEELDKMKMKYGINTEEKK